The Myxococcus fulvus genomic interval TCCGGCAATGCCCAGTGCATCTCGCCGCCCCAGCCCCTGGTGTCCCACATCAAGGTGCCGGTCCCCGAGGTCGCCGGTGGCCAGGTGGATGGCTACAACACCCAGCCCTATGTGGACTTCTTTTTCCAGTCCACCGCGCTGCAGCCCACCGCCGCGCTGACGGACCAGAAGGTGACCTACCAGCTCTACGTCCAGGTGACGGACAACCTGGGCAACAAGGTGGGGACGTACTCGTGGGACCCGTACATCACCATCACCACCTGAGCCACGCCGCTCGACACACAGGAGATTCGTCATGAGTGACAAGATTCCTCCGCGCGTCACGGCCGCGCTCCCGGGCAGCGGCTGTCCATTCCACCGGGGCACCGGGTCGGCCATGTTGTCCAAGGCGCCGTCCGGCAACCTGGTGCGCCCCCACGGCGTCGTGGGCCCCGCCGTCTCCAGCAAGTCCGCGCAGTCCCTCACCGGGGACAACGGCCCCGTCGTCTCCGACTTCTTCCGCATGTTCCCGGACCTGCGTCCCTCCGTCTTCAACGTGGAGGACCTCCGCGCCCTCACGCTGCCGGGCGGGCCCATGGACGATGCCCGGCTGGGCCCGAGCGTGCCGCAGGACAACCCCACCATCTCCGCGGGCTACACGTTCCTGGGCCAGTTCCTGGACCATGACCTGACGTTCGACGTGTTCTCGGACATCAACAGCCGGGGCACCCAGCCCAACCAGACGCGCGACGCCATCACCCCGACCCTGGACCTGGGCAACATCTATGGCCGGGGGCCGGTGCAGGACGCCTTCCTGTTCGACGCGAAGGACGGCGCCACGCTCTTGTTCGGGCGGCAGGACAACCCGGACGGGGACGTGCTGCGCAACGTCCAGGGCACGGCCATCATCGGAGACCCGCGCAACGACGACAACATGTTCGTCAATCAGCTGCACCTGGCCTTCATCAAGTTCCACAACCAGGTGGTGAAGGACCTGTCGGGCTCGTTCTCCGGAGGTGCGCTCTTCGCCGAGGCCTCACAGCGAGTGCGCTGGCACTACCAATGGATCGTCTACCATGACTTCGTGCGCCGCTTCGTCGGCGACGAGCTCTACGGCAAGCTGGTGAACCAGGGGCCGCAGTACTTCCCGCCCAACCTCCAGCAGATCCCCATCGAGTTCTCCGCCGCCGCCTACCGCATGGGGCACGCGACGATTCGGGAGACGTACACCGTCAACGCGAGCTACTCGAACGTGCAGATCTTCGACCTGCACCAGCCCGGGACGTTCCTCAGCCCGGAGAAGCGCGTGGACTGGAAGAACTTCTTCAACCTGGGCTCCGGCGTCACTCCGCAGGGCGCCAAGCTGTTCGACACGTACCTGGCCTCGGAGCTGTTGAACCTGCCGGAGGCCCTCATCCCGGGCTTCGACCATCCGCAGTACCAGGGCAAGCCGGACCCGCTGTACCTGTCGCTCGCGGGGCGCAACCTGCTGCGCCAGAACGAGTTCACCCTGCCGGCCGGACAGACCGTGGCCGAGGCGCTGGGGACGACCCGCTACGCCAACTCCCAGCTGGGTCTGCCGCAGGGGTGGGGGAGCACGGTGGCGCCGCTCTGGTACTACATCCTCAAGGAGGCGAACCTGGCCAACCAGGGCCGCTTCCTCGGACCGGTGGGTGGGCGCATCGTCGGGGAGACGTTCTTCAGCGTCCTGCTCAACGACCCCACGTCCTTCCTCCAGAACAAGGGCTGGAAGCCCACCTACGGCTCGGGCGGAGACTTCACCATCGCGGACCTGCTGCGCATCGCGGACGCGTACAAGAAGTCCTGAGCCGCGCTCCTCCAGACGGGCCGCATGGGACCTCGTGTCCGTTCCCTGCGGCCCGGTCTCCTGGGCGAGGGCTGATGCGTCAGCGGCGCGCCTTGTGCTGGCCCGCGTTGGTGGCGTCCGCGCGGAGGCACATCACCGAGTACAGGTTCATCGTGTAGAGGTTGTTCTCCGGCGCCAGGTCGGAGGCCTTCTGGAACAGGGCCGTGGCGCGCTCGTAGTCCCGGTGGTGGTTCAGCAGAATCATCCCCAGGCGGTTGTAGAGCGGTGCGGGGTGGGGGAGCAGGCCGATGCCCCGCTCCAGCAACTCGATGGCCTCCGCCCACCGTCCCGCCTGCTCCAACCGGATGACGCGCTGGAGGACATCCTCGTTGGCGTCCTCCACGAAGGGCTTGGGCACCGCGCGCCCGGCCTGCGCCACTGAGGGAACGGGCGGAGGCGTCGGCTCGGCCGGGACGGAGGCCGCGCGGGCTGTCGGCGCGGGGGGCTCGTAGAGCCGGGTGACGCCCCGTTCCCCGAGCGACGCGAAGAGCGCGCGCAGCTCCACCTCCGCGAGCTGGGTGATGAGCGACAGGTCCGACAGCGACGTGTGCCCGTCGACGAGGGAGAGCACATACGCCTCGAAGGGGCTGAGCCGCAGGTTCGTCACGCTCAACCCGCCCACCAGGAACGGCCGGGCCTGTGAGCCCTCCTGGGCCGTGTCGAACGGCGCCAGCCGCGTGGCCTCCGACTGTGGAGCGCGAGGGGTGCCCGAGGTGCCCTGTCGCTCGGGCTGGGTCAGGAGCGCGCGGACCAGGGAGACGTTGTCGCGGGGAGGCAGGTCCTCGACGTGGCGCACCAGCAACAGCTCACAGCGGGGGCACTGGAAGCCCTTGGGGAGCGTGGGCGCGCCGCAGTGGGGACAGGCCTCGTCCTCCGGCGGATGCTCGAAGGCGTCCGCCACCGCGTAGTAGTGCTTGCGGATGGCCGCGCGGATGGACCTGCGCACGGCGACGAAGGGCAGCACCTGCGTGACGCCCACGGTGCGGACAATCTCCTCCAGCGCGCGCTGGCGCTGCGGCTCCGCGATGGCCACGTAGAGGACGCCCTGGGCCAGTCGCAGGGGCATGAAGTCGAAGCCCTCTGCGAGCCGCACGGGGACCTTCTCCAGCAGGGCGGGGTCCACCTTCGCCAGCTTGAGCTTCTCGGTGGAGACGAAGCGCGTCGAGAGCGTCTGCGCCAGCAGCCGCAGCACCGGTGTTTCGTCCACGCCCAGCCGCACCAGGCACTCACCCAGCTTCTGGCCCGTCTCTTGTTGATGCGCGAGCGCTCGCGACAACAGCTCCGGCGTCAACACGCCTTCCAGCACCAGCCGCTCGCCGAGTCTCCGCGTCATGCGGCGGATTCAAGGACGGCATCCCTCGTCCCGTCCACCTCGGAGAAGGTCTTGTCGTCGGAAGGATGGGGAAGGGGTTCTCCTGAATCGTGACTCAGGTCTCACCCGAGAGGCGCCCTATGATTCCGCGCGCTTATGGGGCGTGGAACGGGGGGGCACCTGGGCGGGGCCGAGGGGACTCGCCTCCAGGGGGAGTCGTCCACCGCC includes:
- a CDS encoding general secretion pathway protein GspE — encoded protein: MTRRLGERLVLEGVLTPELLSRALAHQQETGQKLGECLVRLGVDETPVLRLLAQTLSTRFVSTEKLKLAKVDPALLEKVPVRLAEGFDFMPLRLAQGVLYVAIAEPQRQRALEEIVRTVGVTQVLPFVAVRRSIRAAIRKHYYAVADAFEHPPEDEACPHCGAPTLPKGFQCPRCELLLVRHVEDLPPRDNVSLVRALLTQPERQGTSGTPRAPQSEATRLAPFDTAQEGSQARPFLVGGLSVTNLRLSPFEAYVLSLVDGHTSLSDLSLITQLAEVELRALFASLGERGVTRLYEPPAPTARAASVPAEPTPPPVPSVAQAGRAVPKPFVEDANEDVLQRVIRLEQAGRWAEAIELLERGIGLLPHPAPLYNRLGMILLNHHRDYERATALFQKASDLAPENNLYTMNLYSVMCLRADATNAGQHKARR
- a CDS encoding peroxidase family protein, which codes for MSDKIPPRVTAALPGSGCPFHRGTGSAMLSKAPSGNLVRPHGVVGPAVSSKSAQSLTGDNGPVVSDFFRMFPDLRPSVFNVEDLRALTLPGGPMDDARLGPSVPQDNPTISAGYTFLGQFLDHDLTFDVFSDINSRGTQPNQTRDAITPTLDLGNIYGRGPVQDAFLFDAKDGATLLFGRQDNPDGDVLRNVQGTAIIGDPRNDDNMFVNQLHLAFIKFHNQVVKDLSGSFSGGALFAEASQRVRWHYQWIVYHDFVRRFVGDELYGKLVNQGPQYFPPNLQQIPIEFSAAAYRMGHATIRETYTVNASYSNVQIFDLHQPGTFLSPEKRVDWKNFFNLGSGVTPQGAKLFDTYLASELLNLPEALIPGFDHPQYQGKPDPLYLSLAGRNLLRQNEFTLPAGQTVAEALGTTRYANSQLGLPQGWGSTVAPLWYYILKEANLANQGRFLGPVGGRIVGETFFSVLLNDPTSFLQNKGWKPTYGSGGDFTIADLLRIADAYKKS